Proteins encoded by one window of Nicotiana tabacum cultivar K326 chromosome 10, ASM71507v2, whole genome shotgun sequence:
- the LOC107773425 gene encoding putative late blight resistance protein homolog R1A-3 isoform X2 yields the protein MGYAAVISLIQTLKQVMQQKPRWVIGDTRKMVESLLDSVGYFQNFLESSCNIRRQDSCKQQFEELEREIRIAVNEAENVIELNIYEFNQLERCRSRLGLSRQPICDDLPPLLEKIDAVKRKILMQNSSIISSTKVDSLLGLDSSSRHIVNMSLENVVVGLEDDLMKIMRRLIGPPCGREVVSILGMAGIGKTTLAKKAYHHPEIRNRFDIHVWVTISQEYRIRDLWLSILSCIPHISETYPMDVRDEINESTDNQLMDMIYKKLKCRRYLVVMDDIWSKEIWDLMTRIFPDDNNGSRIILTSRHEQVAKHADPDSKPHKMSLLNSDNSWKLLKGKVFGVEHVCPPELEDIGKQVAQKCQGLPLALLVVAGHLSKISTTRKCWNDVAKTISKIVASEPDKCLGVVAMSYSYLPDHLKSSFLSMAAFPEGFEVEIHRLIQLWIADGFLRNERVKSLEEIGKEWLEDLISRNLIMVIKRRFNGEMKTCGVHDLVRDLILRQAEKEKFMQVTRIHKVIRRFNDSACKPYVRRYSFHSTISPTDCWNSSSSFTRTLYLFNGLKLVSPLSKQVPFLARFKLLRVLAILQYTFREFPLELTKLVHLRYLEFNCYDDLHRSVSELYNLQNLVFGGHSNLPVDIWKMKLLRHLHVRKISSFRVPSSKEGSGFKLQNLEGLSDISISCCTKGLFTGFPNLKRLKIHGAWAECRRDMIFQTLNNLSCLNKLEILKIICSRKLYPHPLPSKYALPTSLKRLTLRCTYLPWEDMANIVTLPNLKVLKIKDNGFDGDVWRLNNQENFVQLKFLLIDRTNLKHWDAGSVNFPKLKRLVLKRCLYLEEIPKDIGEICTLESIELHNCRSSVAKSVKEIQEEQESMAHDILSIRIHEKPWWD from the exons ATGGGTTATGCAGCTGTGATTTCTCTAATTCAAACTTTGAAGCAGGTCATGCAACAAAAGCCACGTTGGGTAATTGGTGATACAAGAAAAATGGTGGAATCACTCCTTGATAGTGTTGGATATTTCCAAAACTTTCTTGAGAGTAGTTGCAATATTAGAAGGCAAGACTCATGTAAACAACAGTTTGAGGAGTTAGAGAGAGAGATAAGAATTGCAGTGAATGAAGCAGAGAATGTGATTGAACTAAATATATATGAATTTAATCAATTGGAACGTTGTCGTTCAAGACTTGGATTGTCACGCCAGCCTATATGTGACGATTTGCCTCCACTTTTAGAAAAGATTGATGCTGTGAAGAGGAAGATCTTGATGCAAAATAGTAGTATTATTAGTAGTACAAAAGTGGATTCTTTGCTAGGTCTTGATTCATCATCTAGACATATTGTAAATATGAGTCTAGAAAATGTTGTCGTGGGTCTTGAAGACGACTTGATGAAAATCATGAGACGACTAATAGGGCCACCATGTGGTCGAGAAGTTGTCTCAATTTTGGGCATGGCCGGTATTGGCAAGACAACTCTTGCTAAAAAAGCATACCATCATCCTGAAATCAGGAATCGCTTTGACATCCATGTTTGGGTAACGATATCTCAAGAATATCGAATTAGAGATTTATGGTTGAGCATTCTTTCTTGTATTCCTCACATTAGTGAGACTTATCCAATGGATGTGAGAGATGAGATTAACGAAAGTACTGACAATCAGCTGATGGATATGATATACAAAAAGTTAAAGTGTCGGAGGTACCTTGTTGTCATGGATGATATTTGGAGTAAGGAAATCTGGGATCTTATGACAAGAATTTTTCCTGATGATAACAATGGGAgtcgaattattttgactagtagGCACGAACAGGTCGCTAAGCATGCAGATCCCGATAGCAAACCTCATAAGATGAGCCTCTTGAATTCGGATAATAGTTGGAAGTTACTTAAGGGCAAGGTGTTTGGTGTAGAACATGTATGTCCTCCTGAATTAGAAGATATCGGAAAGCAAGTAGCACAAAAATGCCAAGGACTACCTTTAGCTCTTCTAGTGGTTGCAGGACATCTCTCGAAAATTTCTACAACACGAAAATGTTGGAATGATGTTGCCAAAACTATAAGTAAAATCGTTGCTAGTGAACCAGATAAATGTCTTGGAGTGGTCGCGATGAGTTATAGTTACTTGCCCGATCACCTGAAATCAAGCTTCCTTTCTATGGCAGCTTTCCCGGAAGGTTTTGAGGTTGAAATTCATAGATTGATCCAATTATGGATTGCTGATGGTTTTCTAAGGAATGAAAGGGTCAAAAGCTTGGAAGAAATTGGAAAAGAATGGTTGGAGGATCTTATTAGTAGAAACTTAATAATGGTTATAAAACGGAGATTTAATGGCGAGATGAAAACATGTGGCGTTCATGATCTGGTGCGAGACTTGATTTTAAGACAAGCTGAAAAGGAGAAGTTTATGCAGGTTACCAGAATTCATAAAGTAATCAGAAGATTCAATGATTCAGCTTGTAAGCCTTATGTTCGTCGTTACAGTTTCCATTCAACCATTTCTCCGACTGATTGCTGGAATTCATCATCTAGTTTTACCCGAACTTTGTACTTATTCAATGGACTAAAACTTGTATCGCCCCTTTCTAAACAAGTACCTTTTTTAGCGCGCTTCAAACTTCTAAGAGTGTTGGCAATCCTTCAGTATACTTTCCGAGAATTCCCTCTCGAGTTAACAAAATTAGTACATCTCAGATATCTTGAATTCAACTGTTATGATGATCTTCACAGGTCAGTGTCCGAGCTGTATAATCTGCAAAACTTAGTTTTTGGCGGACACTCTAATTTACCAGTGGATATCTGGAAAATGAAACTTTTGAGGCATCTTCATGTAagaaagatttcttcttttcGTGTTCCATCGAGTAAAGAAGGGTCCGGTTTCAAGCTACAAAATCTCGAGGGACTTTCAGATATAAGTATTTCCTGTTGTACTAAGGGATTGTTTACTGGTTTTCCCAATCTAAAGAGGCTGAAAATTCATGGTGCTTGGGCAGAATGCAGGAGAGATATGATTTTCCAGACGCTAAATAACCTTTCGTGTTTAAATAAGCTTGAAATATTGAAGATAATCTGCTCTAGAAAATTATATCCGCACCCTCTCCCAAGTAAGTATGCTTTGCCTACATCTCTGAAGAGGTTGACATTAAGATGTACTTATTTACCATGGGAAGACATGGCTAATATTGTAACGCTGCCAAATCTCAAAGTGCTTAAAATTAAAGACAATGGATTTGATGGCGATGTATGGAGATTAAACAACCAAGAGAATTTCGTTCAACTTAAGTTCCTCCTAATCGACAGGACAAATCTGAAGCATTGGGACGCTGGCAGTGTTAACTTCCCAAAGCTGAAACGCCTAGTTCTGAAACGATGCTTATACCTGGAGGAAATTCCTAAAGATATTGGCGAAATTTGTACGTTGGAGTCAATAGAGTTGCATAACTGCAGAAGTTCTGTTGCAAAGTCCGTCAAAGAAATTCAAGAAGAGCAAGAGAGCATGGCGCATGATATCCTTAGTATTCGCATCCATGAGAAAcctt GGTGGGATTAA
- the LOC107773425 gene encoding putative late blight resistance protein homolog R1A-3 isoform X1, whose translation MGYAAVISLIQTLKQVMQQKPRWVIGDTRKMVESLLDSVGYFQNFLESSCNIRRQDSCKQQFEELEREIRIAVNEAENVIELNIYEFNQLERCRSRLGLSRQPICDDLPPLLEKIDAVKRKILMQNSSIISSTKVDSLLGLDSSSRHIVNMSLENVVVGLEDDLMKIMRRLIGPPCGREVVSILGMAGIGKTTLAKKAYHHPEIRNRFDIHVWVTISQEYRIRDLWLSILSCIPHISETYPMDVRDEINESTDNQLMDMIYKKLKCRRYLVVMDDIWSKEIWDLMTRIFPDDNNGSRIILTSRHEQVAKHADPDSKPHKMSLLNSDNSWKLLKGKVFGVEHVCPPELEDIGKQVAQKCQGLPLALLVVAGHLSKISTTRKCWNDVAKTISKIVASEPDKCLGVVAMSYSYLPDHLKSSFLSMAAFPEGFEVEIHRLIQLWIADGFLRNERVKSLEEIGKEWLEDLISRNLIMVIKRRFNGEMKTCGVHDLVRDLILRQAEKEKFMQVTRIHKVIRRFNDSACKPYVRRYSFHSTISPTDCWNSSSSFTRTLYLFNGLKLVSPLSKQVPFLARFKLLRVLAILQYTFREFPLELTKLVHLRYLEFNCYDDLHRSVSELYNLQNLVFGGHSNLPVDIWKMKLLRHLHVRKISSFRVPSSKEGSGFKLQNLEGLSDISISCCTKGLFTGFPNLKRLKIHGAWAECRRDMIFQTLNNLSCLNKLEILKIICSRKLYPHPLPSKYALPTSLKRLTLRCTYLPWEDMANIVTLPNLKVLKIKDNGFDGDVWRLNNQENFVQLKFLLIDRTNLKHWDAGSVNFPKLKRLVLKRCLYLEEIPKDIGEICTLESIELHNCRSSVAKSVKEIQEEQESMAHDILSIRIHEKPCENQTISKEYFQIRWD comes from the exons ATGGGTTATGCAGCTGTGATTTCTCTAATTCAAACTTTGAAGCAGGTCATGCAACAAAAGCCACGTTGGGTAATTGGTGATACAAGAAAAATGGTGGAATCACTCCTTGATAGTGTTGGATATTTCCAAAACTTTCTTGAGAGTAGTTGCAATATTAGAAGGCAAGACTCATGTAAACAACAGTTTGAGGAGTTAGAGAGAGAGATAAGAATTGCAGTGAATGAAGCAGAGAATGTGATTGAACTAAATATATATGAATTTAATCAATTGGAACGTTGTCGTTCAAGACTTGGATTGTCACGCCAGCCTATATGTGACGATTTGCCTCCACTTTTAGAAAAGATTGATGCTGTGAAGAGGAAGATCTTGATGCAAAATAGTAGTATTATTAGTAGTACAAAAGTGGATTCTTTGCTAGGTCTTGATTCATCATCTAGACATATTGTAAATATGAGTCTAGAAAATGTTGTCGTGGGTCTTGAAGACGACTTGATGAAAATCATGAGACGACTAATAGGGCCACCATGTGGTCGAGAAGTTGTCTCAATTTTGGGCATGGCCGGTATTGGCAAGACAACTCTTGCTAAAAAAGCATACCATCATCCTGAAATCAGGAATCGCTTTGACATCCATGTTTGGGTAACGATATCTCAAGAATATCGAATTAGAGATTTATGGTTGAGCATTCTTTCTTGTATTCCTCACATTAGTGAGACTTATCCAATGGATGTGAGAGATGAGATTAACGAAAGTACTGACAATCAGCTGATGGATATGATATACAAAAAGTTAAAGTGTCGGAGGTACCTTGTTGTCATGGATGATATTTGGAGTAAGGAAATCTGGGATCTTATGACAAGAATTTTTCCTGATGATAACAATGGGAgtcgaattattttgactagtagGCACGAACAGGTCGCTAAGCATGCAGATCCCGATAGCAAACCTCATAAGATGAGCCTCTTGAATTCGGATAATAGTTGGAAGTTACTTAAGGGCAAGGTGTTTGGTGTAGAACATGTATGTCCTCCTGAATTAGAAGATATCGGAAAGCAAGTAGCACAAAAATGCCAAGGACTACCTTTAGCTCTTCTAGTGGTTGCAGGACATCTCTCGAAAATTTCTACAACACGAAAATGTTGGAATGATGTTGCCAAAACTATAAGTAAAATCGTTGCTAGTGAACCAGATAAATGTCTTGGAGTGGTCGCGATGAGTTATAGTTACTTGCCCGATCACCTGAAATCAAGCTTCCTTTCTATGGCAGCTTTCCCGGAAGGTTTTGAGGTTGAAATTCATAGATTGATCCAATTATGGATTGCTGATGGTTTTCTAAGGAATGAAAGGGTCAAAAGCTTGGAAGAAATTGGAAAAGAATGGTTGGAGGATCTTATTAGTAGAAACTTAATAATGGTTATAAAACGGAGATTTAATGGCGAGATGAAAACATGTGGCGTTCATGATCTGGTGCGAGACTTGATTTTAAGACAAGCTGAAAAGGAGAAGTTTATGCAGGTTACCAGAATTCATAAAGTAATCAGAAGATTCAATGATTCAGCTTGTAAGCCTTATGTTCGTCGTTACAGTTTCCATTCAACCATTTCTCCGACTGATTGCTGGAATTCATCATCTAGTTTTACCCGAACTTTGTACTTATTCAATGGACTAAAACTTGTATCGCCCCTTTCTAAACAAGTACCTTTTTTAGCGCGCTTCAAACTTCTAAGAGTGTTGGCAATCCTTCAGTATACTTTCCGAGAATTCCCTCTCGAGTTAACAAAATTAGTACATCTCAGATATCTTGAATTCAACTGTTATGATGATCTTCACAGGTCAGTGTCCGAGCTGTATAATCTGCAAAACTTAGTTTTTGGCGGACACTCTAATTTACCAGTGGATATCTGGAAAATGAAACTTTTGAGGCATCTTCATGTAagaaagatttcttcttttcGTGTTCCATCGAGTAAAGAAGGGTCCGGTTTCAAGCTACAAAATCTCGAGGGACTTTCAGATATAAGTATTTCCTGTTGTACTAAGGGATTGTTTACTGGTTTTCCCAATCTAAAGAGGCTGAAAATTCATGGTGCTTGGGCAGAATGCAGGAGAGATATGATTTTCCAGACGCTAAATAACCTTTCGTGTTTAAATAAGCTTGAAATATTGAAGATAATCTGCTCTAGAAAATTATATCCGCACCCTCTCCCAAGTAAGTATGCTTTGCCTACATCTCTGAAGAGGTTGACATTAAGATGTACTTATTTACCATGGGAAGACATGGCTAATATTGTAACGCTGCCAAATCTCAAAGTGCTTAAAATTAAAGACAATGGATTTGATGGCGATGTATGGAGATTAAACAACCAAGAGAATTTCGTTCAACTTAAGTTCCTCCTAATCGACAGGACAAATCTGAAGCATTGGGACGCTGGCAGTGTTAACTTCCCAAAGCTGAAACGCCTAGTTCTGAAACGATGCTTATACCTGGAGGAAATTCCTAAAGATATTGGCGAAATTTGTACGTTGGAGTCAATAGAGTTGCATAACTGCAGAAGTTCTGTTGCAAAGTCCGTCAAAGAAATTCAAGAAGAGCAAGAGAGCATGGCGCATGATATCCTTAGTATTCGCATCCATGAGAAAccttgtgagaatcaaactaTCTCAAAAGAATACTTCCAAATCA GGTGGGATTAA
- the LOC107773425 gene encoding putative late blight resistance protein homolog R1A-3 isoform X3 has product MQQKPRWVIGDTRKMVESLLDSVGYFQNFLESSCNIRRQDSCKQQFEELEREIRIAVNEAENVIELNIYEFNQLERCRSRLGLSRQPICDDLPPLLEKIDAVKRKILMQNSSIISSTKVDSLLGLDSSSRHIVNMSLENVVVGLEDDLMKIMRRLIGPPCGREVVSILGMAGIGKTTLAKKAYHHPEIRNRFDIHVWVTISQEYRIRDLWLSILSCIPHISETYPMDVRDEINESTDNQLMDMIYKKLKCRRYLVVMDDIWSKEIWDLMTRIFPDDNNGSRIILTSRHEQVAKHADPDSKPHKMSLLNSDNSWKLLKGKVFGVEHVCPPELEDIGKQVAQKCQGLPLALLVVAGHLSKISTTRKCWNDVAKTISKIVASEPDKCLGVVAMSYSYLPDHLKSSFLSMAAFPEGFEVEIHRLIQLWIADGFLRNERVKSLEEIGKEWLEDLISRNLIMVIKRRFNGEMKTCGVHDLVRDLILRQAEKEKFMQVTRIHKVIRRFNDSACKPYVRRYSFHSTISPTDCWNSSSSFTRTLYLFNGLKLVSPLSKQVPFLARFKLLRVLAILQYTFREFPLELTKLVHLRYLEFNCYDDLHRSVSELYNLQNLVFGGHSNLPVDIWKMKLLRHLHVRKISSFRVPSSKEGSGFKLQNLEGLSDISISCCTKGLFTGFPNLKRLKIHGAWAECRRDMIFQTLNNLSCLNKLEILKIICSRKLYPHPLPSKYALPTSLKRLTLRCTYLPWEDMANIVTLPNLKVLKIKDNGFDGDVWRLNNQENFVQLKFLLIDRTNLKHWDAGSVNFPKLKRLVLKRCLYLEEIPKDIGEICTLESIELHNCRSSVAKSVKEIQEEQESMAHDILSIRIHEKPCENQTISKEYFQIRWD; this is encoded by the exons ATGCAACAAAAGCCACGTTGGGTAATTGGTGATACAAGAAAAATGGTGGAATCACTCCTTGATAGTGTTGGATATTTCCAAAACTTTCTTGAGAGTAGTTGCAATATTAGAAGGCAAGACTCATGTAAACAACAGTTTGAGGAGTTAGAGAGAGAGATAAGAATTGCAGTGAATGAAGCAGAGAATGTGATTGAACTAAATATATATGAATTTAATCAATTGGAACGTTGTCGTTCAAGACTTGGATTGTCACGCCAGCCTATATGTGACGATTTGCCTCCACTTTTAGAAAAGATTGATGCTGTGAAGAGGAAGATCTTGATGCAAAATAGTAGTATTATTAGTAGTACAAAAGTGGATTCTTTGCTAGGTCTTGATTCATCATCTAGACATATTGTAAATATGAGTCTAGAAAATGTTGTCGTGGGTCTTGAAGACGACTTGATGAAAATCATGAGACGACTAATAGGGCCACCATGTGGTCGAGAAGTTGTCTCAATTTTGGGCATGGCCGGTATTGGCAAGACAACTCTTGCTAAAAAAGCATACCATCATCCTGAAATCAGGAATCGCTTTGACATCCATGTTTGGGTAACGATATCTCAAGAATATCGAATTAGAGATTTATGGTTGAGCATTCTTTCTTGTATTCCTCACATTAGTGAGACTTATCCAATGGATGTGAGAGATGAGATTAACGAAAGTACTGACAATCAGCTGATGGATATGATATACAAAAAGTTAAAGTGTCGGAGGTACCTTGTTGTCATGGATGATATTTGGAGTAAGGAAATCTGGGATCTTATGACAAGAATTTTTCCTGATGATAACAATGGGAgtcgaattattttgactagtagGCACGAACAGGTCGCTAAGCATGCAGATCCCGATAGCAAACCTCATAAGATGAGCCTCTTGAATTCGGATAATAGTTGGAAGTTACTTAAGGGCAAGGTGTTTGGTGTAGAACATGTATGTCCTCCTGAATTAGAAGATATCGGAAAGCAAGTAGCACAAAAATGCCAAGGACTACCTTTAGCTCTTCTAGTGGTTGCAGGACATCTCTCGAAAATTTCTACAACACGAAAATGTTGGAATGATGTTGCCAAAACTATAAGTAAAATCGTTGCTAGTGAACCAGATAAATGTCTTGGAGTGGTCGCGATGAGTTATAGTTACTTGCCCGATCACCTGAAATCAAGCTTCCTTTCTATGGCAGCTTTCCCGGAAGGTTTTGAGGTTGAAATTCATAGATTGATCCAATTATGGATTGCTGATGGTTTTCTAAGGAATGAAAGGGTCAAAAGCTTGGAAGAAATTGGAAAAGAATGGTTGGAGGATCTTATTAGTAGAAACTTAATAATGGTTATAAAACGGAGATTTAATGGCGAGATGAAAACATGTGGCGTTCATGATCTGGTGCGAGACTTGATTTTAAGACAAGCTGAAAAGGAGAAGTTTATGCAGGTTACCAGAATTCATAAAGTAATCAGAAGATTCAATGATTCAGCTTGTAAGCCTTATGTTCGTCGTTACAGTTTCCATTCAACCATTTCTCCGACTGATTGCTGGAATTCATCATCTAGTTTTACCCGAACTTTGTACTTATTCAATGGACTAAAACTTGTATCGCCCCTTTCTAAACAAGTACCTTTTTTAGCGCGCTTCAAACTTCTAAGAGTGTTGGCAATCCTTCAGTATACTTTCCGAGAATTCCCTCTCGAGTTAACAAAATTAGTACATCTCAGATATCTTGAATTCAACTGTTATGATGATCTTCACAGGTCAGTGTCCGAGCTGTATAATCTGCAAAACTTAGTTTTTGGCGGACACTCTAATTTACCAGTGGATATCTGGAAAATGAAACTTTTGAGGCATCTTCATGTAagaaagatttcttcttttcGTGTTCCATCGAGTAAAGAAGGGTCCGGTTTCAAGCTACAAAATCTCGAGGGACTTTCAGATATAAGTATTTCCTGTTGTACTAAGGGATTGTTTACTGGTTTTCCCAATCTAAAGAGGCTGAAAATTCATGGTGCTTGGGCAGAATGCAGGAGAGATATGATTTTCCAGACGCTAAATAACCTTTCGTGTTTAAATAAGCTTGAAATATTGAAGATAATCTGCTCTAGAAAATTATATCCGCACCCTCTCCCAAGTAAGTATGCTTTGCCTACATCTCTGAAGAGGTTGACATTAAGATGTACTTATTTACCATGGGAAGACATGGCTAATATTGTAACGCTGCCAAATCTCAAAGTGCTTAAAATTAAAGACAATGGATTTGATGGCGATGTATGGAGATTAAACAACCAAGAGAATTTCGTTCAACTTAAGTTCCTCCTAATCGACAGGACAAATCTGAAGCATTGGGACGCTGGCAGTGTTAACTTCCCAAAGCTGAAACGCCTAGTTCTGAAACGATGCTTATACCTGGAGGAAATTCCTAAAGATATTGGCGAAATTTGTACGTTGGAGTCAATAGAGTTGCATAACTGCAGAAGTTCTGTTGCAAAGTCCGTCAAAGAAATTCAAGAAGAGCAAGAGAGCATGGCGCATGATATCCTTAGTATTCGCATCCATGAGAAAccttgtgagaatcaaactaTCTCAAAAGAATACTTCCAAATCA GGTGGGATTAA